One region of Gorilla gorilla gorilla isolate KB3781 chromosome 13, NHGRI_mGorGor1-v2.1_pri, whole genome shotgun sequence genomic DNA includes:
- the LOC101133914 gene encoding metallothionein-1E-like, translating into MGTPASPWLKMDPNSSCTTGGCWPCAGSCKCTSCKKICSCCPVGCAKCAQGCICKGATEKCSCCA; encoded by the coding sequence ATGGGAACTCCAGCGTCTCCTTGGCTCAAAATGGACCCCAACAGCTCCTGCACCACTGGAGGCTGCTGGCCCTGTGCTGGCTCCTGCAAATGCACCTCCTGCAAGAAGATctgctcctgctgccctgtgggcTGTGCCAAGTGTGCCCAGGGCTGCATCTGCAAAGGGGCAACAGAGAAGTGCAGCTGCTGTGCCTGA